One Pagrus major chromosome 11, Pma_NU_1.0 genomic region harbors:
- the c1qtnf7 gene encoding complement C1q tumor necrosis factor-related protein 7 — translation MNSCQLWDVKMWALMGAVCLCHCVFGQLFDTKLKGAQRLICSVPGSPGLPGKPGPSGPPGADGNVGIPGRDGRDGRKGEKGEKGDSGLKGRVGPTGKIGNRGDRGPAGKRGPTGGNGDLGLPGPLGRDGQKGEKGQRGPRGTAGICKCGSLLPKSAFSVGITSSYPTEKTPIKFNKVLYNEGGHYNTQTGKYICAFPGVYYFSYDITLANKHLAIGLVQNGQYRIKTFDANTGNHDVASGSTVMYLNPEDEVWLEIFFDDQNGLFADPGWADSLFSGFLLYADTNYFDILAEDYA, via the exons ATGAACAGCTGCCAACTGTGGG ATGTGAAGATGTGGGCGTTGATGGGAGCAGTCTGTCTGTGCCACTGTGTCTTTGGACAGCTGTTTGACACCAAACTGAAAGGAGCACAGCGTCTGATCTGCAGCGTCCCAGGGTCACCGGGCCTGCCTGGAAAACCCGGTCCCAGCGGGCCCCCAGGAGCTGATGGGAATGTGGGTATCCCGGGAAGAGATGGCAGAGATGGCAGGAAGGGTGAAAAGGGAGAGAAGGGAGACTCAG GGTTAAAGGGCAGAGTTGGCCCGACAGGTAAGATCGGAAACCGAGGTGATCGTGGCCCTGCAGGGAAACGAGGCCCTACAGGAGGGAACGGAGATTTGGGCTTACCTGGCCCTTTAGGCCGTGACGGGCAGAAAGGTGAAAAAGGGCAAAGGGGGCCACGAGGAACAGCAGGGATCTGCAAGTGTGGCAGCCTGCTGCCTAAATCTGCCTTCTCTGTGGGAATCACCAGCAGCTACCCCACAGAGAAAACCCCCATCAAGTTCAACAAGGTGCTATATAACGAGGGCGGACACTACAACACACAGACGGGCAAGTACATCTGTGCATTCCCAGGCGTTTATTACTTCTCCTATGACATTACGCTGGCCAACAAACACCTGGCCATTGGTCTGGTGCAGAATGGTCAGTATCGCATCAAAACATTCGATGCCAACACGGGGAACCATGACGTGGCATCTGGGTCCACTGTGATGTACCTGAACCCAGAAGATGAGGTGTGGCTGGAGATCTTCTTCGATGACCAGAATGGATTATTTGCAGACCCAGGCTGGGCTGACAGCTTGTTCTCTGGCTTCCTTCTCTATGCAGACACAAACTATTTTGACATACTGGCAGAGGACTATGCATAa